The genome window ACCTTTCTGCCCGATTGAAACAAAATCGTTTTAATTCGTTTCAGATTGCGATTATTGTATTCAATACCTCTGTCTTCTAAAATATCAGAGACCTGTTTAATCAATGTTTTTAATGTCTCTTGACTATCTTCGTCAATCAAAAAGTTCCAGAAAGCATAAAAACTTTTTCCTTGATCGCTCTCTTTGAGGGTATCTAAGGCATCAAATGTATAGTGCAATATTCTTCCTTTAGACAAATCATATTGGCTTTGTTTTTCATAAATATCTCTTGTAATCATTTTGAAGATATCTTCGACTTCCTTAAAATCGCCAATTAACTCGTTTGTTAATCGGGAAATATCTTCAAAACGAGATTGTATTTGATAATCCTCAAATTTTGCAACATTTCCATCTCGTCGTATCCGACGAATTTCTTCATCTATCTTCTTTTTTCGTTCTTCAAGTTCTTCAATTTTCTTTTTCGGGTCTTCTGTATTATTGTCGACTAATTCTTTCAATTTGTGAAAAATATCTTTGAATTTTGATTCTGTCCCGACAAACTTTCGTTCCTGCAATAAATCTAACATTTGGAAAACACGTTCAGTATGCTGAGTCAAAACATTATAAATTGTTTTTTCTGTATCGTCCATGTAGTTCCGTAGAAAATTGTCATTCGTCCATGATTCAATATACTTTTTGGCTCTTTCATAATTGTCCGATCCAAACGATGTCAGGTCACCGTCTTCATCGGAATAATTCAATTCTTCTAAATACCATGCTAATTGACTTATCAGCTTTTCATTTTGGATACTAATTTCGCCTTGTTCTTTGAATTGGGAATATAAAAAGGATAAGATGAGCGGTGCGTTCCGAGACCGCAATAACTTGAGGCTCGGGGCGCTTTTTAATTGTATTTCCAATTTCTGGTAGTCCATGAGCATAGACGGGTTAGAAAAATCTACTTGTTGTTAACTTCGTCTTCAATATCTTTCTCTATGATTCGATATTTATCTTTGATATCTTCTCCTGAATAAAAATCAAGCAAGTCTTTTTTTGTTAAAGTTCCATCTATCAAGAACTTTTTCATATACTCTTGATTAAATTCCATAAGCAAGATAGATTTTTCTAGTTGCTTTAAGATTGCCTTGTTGTTTTCAATATTGCTGTAGACAAGCGATTTTATGGACAAAACTTCATTAATATCCTTTATAATTCGATTTACAAGAATTGCCAATAAGTTTTTGTCTAAGTCAACTTGTTTTGCATTTAGAGCAATATCACGAGCTAACATATATGCAATAGACAAATTTGAATAATCGCCCTTTTGGGAATCTACAACCGCAATGAATCCTATACTAGAAATGAAACCAATATTTTCAGCATATTTAAGAATAGAATTATCAACCAATGACTTATCAAAAACGATAATACTTACTTTTCCATCTCTGTTTGCTTCCGCCTCAATCAACTGACTCCAAGCGGTATCGGTTTTTCGAATAAAAATCTCTTTGGATTCTATTTCTCCCAAACGAATACTTTTATCGAATTTACACTCAATAACAATTCTCAGATTACTATCTCCATTGACTTCACAAACAATATCCCCTGTTTTATTTTTTTCGATATTGCCTGTTGTATTGCCTGTAAGTATGGCTCTGTCTTTTAACCGCTTTTCTTGAAAAAAGTTGTTCAGGAATTCAGCAATTTCGTCTTCTGCCAAAATTCCTTTTATGGTAGATTTGTAAAAAAGTTCCTTTTTCATCTCGAATATCATTTTAAGACTTTCGAGTTCTGTACCCAGTTCGTTGGATGTTTTAGACAAAAAAGAAGAAATTCTATCTTCCATTAAAGCTAATACTCCAATGTATATCGCACGCAAGAGTTTTTCATCTCGCTCATTT of Bacteroidales bacterium contains these proteins:
- a CDS encoding DUF3375 domain-containing protein, producing MDYQKLEIQLKSAPSLKLLRSRNAPLILSFLYSQFKEQGEISIQNEKLISQLAWYLEELNYSDEDGDLTSFGSDNYERAKKYIESWTNDNFLRNYMDDTEKTIYNVLTQHTERVFQMLDLLQERKFVGTESKFKDIFHKLKELVDNNTEDPKKKIEELEERKKKIDEEIRRIRRDGNVAKFEDYQIQSRFEDISRLTNELIGDFKEVEDIFKMITRDIYEKQSQYDLSKGRILHYTFDALDTLKESDQGKSFYAFWNFLIDEDSQETLKTLIKQVSDILEDRGIEYNNRNLKRIKTILFQSGRKVLDSNNLLAEKLTRVVAEKHLLESRKIRETIAEIKQISLRLIEYKIPEYYGIEIELGANIDMPMERKLGEEKIIPEFNVIPETFNSKADLESMSNLFNPDSINIKELIGNINSLLTDKQQVTLGQVIEKYPVSKGLSELIGYISLINSS